The Desulfatibacillum aliphaticivorans DSM 15576 genome segment GCTGCCAGAATTACAAAATTGATTCTGGCAGCTACTATGCACGAATGTGTTGGAAAAGGAGGTTGGCCATGAATTATTATTTTCAAGATGGGCATTATGCGGCTGAAACAACAAATGGGCTGGATATCGATTCTGTGCTTATGATGGAGCGGATGGATGAAGTTGAAAATATGTCCGCAAGAGAGAATCCGATTTATGATCAGATTAGTTCTTTCAGCGTTGCGCTGTATGTTTTAGGCTGTTGTGAGGCGGACGACTTTTTATCGATGCAGGATATTGACGAGTGTTATGCCGCGGAGCTTTTAAAAATCAATTTTGTCGAAATTAATAAGACGGATATCACGCCTGGGTATAAAATTTCCAATAATAGGGAAAAATACCTAATGGTATTGGGAGACCCCGTTTTTCCGAAACATTTCGCCATTATTGTTAATATGGAAAAGGAACGACCTTTTTTCTCAAAACTAAGATACTTTGGGAGCGGCTACGATACTCTTGAAGAACTGATTCATGAATATCTGGATGAAGGAGTGACGGGCTATGAAGACGTTCATTATTTCAGACTAATTTGATGACTCCCTCAAAGCCATGTTAACATCAATAGATATGGAAAAAGTCAATCCTGGGACAAGTGATTACTTCAGCAAAACCTTGGACGAGATAAGCCGCAATATTGCAGCCGACTTTTTTCTTGATGACATTTTGAAACTCATTGCTTTTGCCGCGGTTAAAGTCACTGGTGTCGACATTTGTTCCTTGTGGCTTTTTCACGAACCAAGTGATAGGGTCTTGCGGCTTGCGGCGACCCAATCTATTGATCGAACCTGTATTAAGAAACCAACCCTGTCCATAAATGAAGGGGTTGTGGGGCATGTGGCTGCGACCAAGGACCTCATGGCAATTAGAAAACTATTGGAGGAACCTCGGTTCAAGGAGAGAGAGATGGCGGTAAGGCTTTCTCTTATGTCCATGCTCAGCATACCGATGCTGACCGGACAAAATGAAGTTGTGGGGGTGGTGAATTGCTATACCCGTGAAGAGCGTGACTTCACGGAGGCCGACATATCCTTATTAAAAGGTGTAGCTTGTCAGGCGACAAGCGCCTTTACAAAAGCGGAGCACATGGTTCGTGCTCGTCTCATAAAAGAGGAGTTGAAAACCCGAAAAATAATTGAACAGGCGAAAAACATTATCATGAAAAAAAAGGGGCTTTCCCGCGACAAGGCTTTCCACTGGATTCAGGAAAAAAGCCTGGAGACATGCAATAGCATGCGGAAAACTGCCGAGGCCATCCTCATCGCGGAAATCCTGCAATGTGAAGTGAAGTAACCTGAAGTAGCTACGACTTAATCTGACAATGCCGTGGACAATACCCTCCCCTTGGCGACCTCTTGGGAAGATTACCTATCGCTCCTGCCAACCCCCGATTTTAACCTCACCAACGATTGATTCTTACCTCTGCCGGGTGGTTCATTGGACGCTTACTATTATTTAGTATTCCTGTGCGCCCCCCATCCTGTCCATCCTCCGCCAGGGGCGGAAGGGACCATGACTCTCGGCTCTGGTATATAGACAGGTCCTATGTTCCAACGTAATTAATTGATTTCAAAACATTACTTCCAATCCCGAAAGTTTTTGAGTTACAAACTAATTCTCTAATTCTGGAGTGACAAATTTTTGAGAACGGACAAGTTTTTGGGGACATCCTGCATAATCCACTAACTACCGAACAAAAGCTCTTTATTAGGACTTCATAGGAAAAAGAGGGGCCAGGCAATAAAAAAACCCGGCCCAAAAGGACCGGGTGTTGTTTTTTGGCTCCCCAGCACGGACTCGAACCGCGGACCCAGTGGTTAACAGCCACTTGCTCTGCCAACTGAGCTACTGGGGAAGAAGGACCGCCTTTCAATTAACACGCGCCTTGAAAGGCTGTCAAAAAGCCTGCAAATCTATACGATCGCGAGCCCGCCCGAAGTGGAGCGTGAGAAGCCTTATACGCCAAGCATCCCGGCCTGTCAACGGAAAATTTGGAATTGTTGGGGAAAAGTTTGGCTGAACCAAAGGCCGGAATCCTCCCTCGAAAAACCGTCAATTCACTTTTTCGCAAAAAGCGTACAACTTATACAGAATAAAAATCAAGAATGATACCAAGTCGCAGTCATTCGAGTAATTTGTTCATTCGCTTTCATGGCCTTTATTCCATACCCAACCGCCATTCCGCAAAGACACTGGGTCCCCGTTTCCGGGAGTGCGTCATGATGATTGCAAAAAACGCAATCATCCCGCCGCCTCCCTTCACGGGGATGACGGAGAACGGAGGCTATAGCAGCCATAGGGCCTTGGATGCTCTTTTACCCTGACAGAAGGGCTTCAAGCGTTCTCTGCACTTTCGCCAACCCAAAAAGTTCGTCATCCCGGCAAGGGACGGTCTGCTTTTGAAGACCGTCCCGCAAGCCGGGACCCAGTGTCCTCTTTGGGTTTTCCCAAGGATATGATTACTTGTTTGAAAGCAATTTGGTATGGAAGCATTTAGGAACGTGAAATCAAATTCTTCCTCCGGGAAGATTTACCAATAAAAAAAAGGGCGCCCGTTTTGGACGCCCTGCTTATCATTCAGTCAGCGAAGTTTTTTCTTTGTCCCCTTAGCCTTCTGGATCACGCCTCCGCGGCGATGAAATGCAAGGGCTGGTCCTTGTCCATGGGCAGCGGAAAATCCCCGTAGCTTTCGGACATGGTCTGGTAAATCCGGATCAACCGAGATCCCAGAATGGCCGCCAAACGCTCGTAGATGATCATGCCCGAGGCCGGATACCGTTCCATGGCCTCGTATAAATCCTCCCGTTTGATGGAAAGCAGCCGGGTGTTGCCCACTGTGGTGGCTGTGGCGGAATACACGTCCCCGCCCGTGAGGCTGGACCATCCTATGAACTCCCCGGGTTTGTCGGCGGTGTACACCAAACGGCCCTCGCTCCCGATGGTCAGTTCGACGGTTCCCTTGATGAGGAAATAGGCCCGTTCGGCAGGATCCCCCTGGGAAAAAATCACGCGGCCGTCCGGCAAATGCTCCTTGCCGGCATTGTACATGACCCTTTCCACAAAATGCTCCTCCAGGTCCCGGAACAATGAAGTTTTGTCTGATTTCATGGCGAATCCTCCTTTCCCAATCCGTTATTGCCAGGCAGGCACAGGTGCGCCTGCGTCCTTTATCCATGGATTGCGATTAAAAGAGGGCTTGGTTTTTCAGGCGAGAGAGCGCAGGAGAAGATTCGGCGGGGCGAGGCCCCGGAATCGGCAATGCGGCGCAGGAGACTGGTTCAGCAGCCCTTTAAGAGCATGACCTCCATTCGTCCGGCAAGGGAGCTTAGCGCCCCCTTTCATGCTTAGAATACAACAAGCGCGGGCTTCCCGGCAATTTTAAACGCACGGGGCCGTTGCATTTTAAGCAAAACCGGTCTGACTGGCCTCCCGGCCATCCTGTCCGACAATTTGAATATACAAGATTCGGGCCAAAACCTATTTATCCGGCATGGTGTACAAGCCCGGCTCGTACGGCGGAGGCAGCATGGCGATGCGGGACTCCAACTCCTCCCATTGGCGATCGGGAAAACTGCGCAGCAACTGGGACAAAGCCTTTTTGTCGCTGACCGCGCAGTTCATGAGCACAAAGGAAAAATCCGCCCAATAAGGCTTGCCGTCCTTTCCTTTTTGCTCAATCCGCTTGGCCGCGGCAGGCAGGCGCAGGCCGGTTTTCAGGCTTTCCCGTTCCTTTTTTGTGGCCGGAAATTCGAGAATGCGGACTGCAGGGCGCTTGCTTTGCCCTTTTTCCAGATCCATGGTCACGGCGGCCATGGGCGGGGATGCGGATATGACGATGGCCGGCAACACCCGGGCGTTGCGAAACCGGGAATATACTGAAATCCAATAAAATACGGTTCCCAGAACGCACAGACCCAGGAGGGCGCCGCCTATCCACTGGGAGACAAGGGTCATGATCAGAACGGCCGGAATAAAGCTGAGCCCGGTCACGGCAGGCCAGACGGGATAGTGCGTCGCCCACACCAGGGGATTGATGTTGACCCGGGGCTTTTTGGACCTCCGGGGCTTGAAGTCCTCGCCGAAACCTTCCTGGTTTTCAGGATTTTTCCCGCCGGGCGGGAGAGGCTTCTCCTCTTTAGGCGGCTCCGGCGGCCGTGGGTAATCTTCCTGTTCCAGGGCAAAGGGGGCCTTTTCCGACTCGGGCGCCTTGGGGTACTCCTCCTGCTCCAAGACAAGCGCTTCCGGCTTGGGCGCAGGCGCCTCCGGCTCCGCAGGCTCTTCTTCTTCATGCAGGGGAATGACCTGTCCGTTGTTCTCGTTTATAATGAATTCCGAACCTTCGGAGAAATCCAGGTAGGGGGACACGCACGGGTTGTGCTCGAGGATGGTTTTAATCTTTACGGTGACGTAATTGTCAAAATTTCCGCTGTATTTGGCGTCTTCATCGCCGTAAAGAAAAACCCAGCCGGAAAGGACGCCGTCTTCAGGCGCGGCCCGGAGAAAATGACGAATTTGAAATCCGTGGGCCACGGCTTTTCGTGAAACCATGCATTGCTTTTGATTATCCATGGAGCTTGTCAAACTTTCCTTGCACGCCGGAGTTTTATCGCCGGCTTATTGCGGTTTTTCATCTGTTTCAAAACGCACCTTAACCCTGTTTTCCAGGCTCTGGGGCAGGATAACGGTCAAGGAATGATTCATTTCCACGTATTTTCCGTGGATGCCTATGGAAATATATATGTGCTGGGCGTTTCCAATCCGCCTGGAGTCCGGATGCACGTCCAGGTCCAGGGAGGGAACGCCGAATCCCTTGGAATCCACAAGAAGGCGGCTGGCCTCCCCGGGCGCATAGCGGGCTTCCACATGCACCGGCTCGAAATCCGTGTGCACCACCAATTCCTGCACATAGGGCCTGATGGTCAAATCCTTCTTGAAGGTCTCAAAAATAGGACGCCGGGTGAAATACGAGGACGACACGCTAAAGGCCAGGATCACGAAAATGGTCGCGAAAACCAGCTTTTTGACGACCGAGGCTTTCCGGTCCGGGTCGGGCTCTTCCTTTTCGGGAATTTTCAGGATGAAAAAATACAGGGCCGCAGCTACGAACAAGTTGATCCCGCCCGACCACGTCACGTCAGTCAAAAAATGAGCGCCCTGAACCACCCTTGTGGCGCCCATCAACACGCCGAAGCCCAGGCTGGCCACGCCCCCGGCAAAGGCCGCGCGGGATTTTTTCCGAAAAAACAGCAAGGGCACGAAAGCAAAGCCCATGGCGGCGTGTCCGCTGGGAAAACTCTGCCCCTTGCCAGGATCGCCGGGATCGAACACGTTGTGGTATTGCCACTCGCCTCCGAACTCCGTGATCTCCACAGGCCTTGGCCTGCCCCAATAGGGCTTGAGCACGCCGTTAATCAGGACTCCGCTGGAAATCACCCCGGTCAAAAAGACCAGCAGCATGTATTTGCGCCATTTGATCAGGCCGGAATAAAAATACCCGCCGAACCACAGGCACAAGCCCCCCACCAGAAAGAGCACGCCGGGCAGCGTCCCCTGGTGGTACATCCACAACCAGGGCTGTTTTTCAGCCAGAAAAAATCCCTGCTCCTGCGAATAAAACAGGGCCGTAACCTTCCGGTCCAGGTCCAGAAAGGACGCGAGGGCCGTAAACAGGATAAGAAAAAGGGCTATGCCCGCCAGGACGAGCAAGCCCTTTTTTCGATAGTCCATTGGTGCGTTTTGTGCGGTCACTTGGCTTCTTCCTGTTCGTTGAATCCGGGACTCTCATAACAACGCGGAAACGGGGCCATGTGCGTTCTTTGTACAAATCAATTATTCAACTTCCGAAAATAAAACAGATTGAAACCGGATGATTTGGCGTCAAGCTCAGATCCGCCTTAAAACGGAAGCCCAGGAGTCTTCGTCCCTTCCCCCCTGGCGGGGGAAGGACAGGATGGGGGGGATTATCGCGAGAAGCATAAAATGTCACCCCCACCCCAACCCTCCCCCGTCAAGGGGGAGGGAGCCCTTTGGGCGGCCGTTTCGCCGCCAAATAGTTTTTCGCCCTCATTGATTTTCCAAATCAACGGGAGAACGTCATCCTCGCAAGTTGAGTTGATCTCATAGGGAGATCCTTTGCGCCGCATTTTGCAGAGTCCCGGCGTTAATGCAACTCCCTGTTCATAGCCATTTTATCGTGAAGCCGCAAGGCCCTTAGGCAAAAGGCCTCCAATTTCGCCTCAATAACCTGTGGAAAAGGCGATCCGTCGCTTTCTATGGCCAAAAACGGCAGGGTTTCCGTGTCTGACAAAATGCGGGTCAGCTTGCCGTTGCCGGAAGTCAGTCTGATTTTCTGCTCCCTGGTCATGGACCGGGCCATAATGGACTCGCTCAATCGGTTGGGCATGCACCCGAAGGGCCCGATTGCGATGGCCCCGCAGGTATGGGAGCCCACTTCGTACAGGGCGCTGCCCACAGTGAGGATGGCCTCCCCCGTAAGGTTTTCCGAAATAAAGGCGCCTCCGCAGTTCATGATGCCTTCCATGTCCACGGTATGGTCGGGAACCAGGCCGCTGGTCGCCAGCCATTCCTTGATGCGCTTCTCGCTATGGGCCAAAAAGCGTTTTTTAATGGATTGGATGACTTTCTGCTTAAAGCCGACCGGCGCCTCCACAAGCCCTTTTTCCACCAAATAGTTGGAGTAGATAATCCATTCAGCGATGGGGGAGCAACGCACGGCTATGCCCCGCTTGGCCAGGTTCTCCGTCAGCTTCCTGCGGGAAAGGGAGTCGCGGCGCACATAGATTTCCCCCACCAGGGAAACCACGGGAACGTCTTCAGCCGCCGTCTTTCTTGGGATGGCCCCAAGCCTTTTGGCCGAAGCCAGGGCTTGCCTTTTGAGCCGGAAGAAGCTCTGCGTCTCCAGGGCCGCCAGGATTTTGGTCCATTCCTCCTCGAAAACCGCCATGGCGTAATCCGTGTCTGTGGCGCAAGCCAAAAGCATGGAGCGCACGTCCTCCATGACGTCGGCCGTCACCAGGGATCTCCAGGCCCAAACCTGGAAATTGCCTCCCATGCCTGCATACGCGTTTTCCGCGGTCAGGGAGAACAAGGCCACGTCTGGGATTCCCCGCTTTTTAATCAGGTCCTCCATAAAAATATGGTACTGGCCGAACCGGCACGGCCCCGAGGCCGTGGGCATGAAATAAATGAGGATTTCGTCCTCGCGCTTCTCCCTTTCCAGGTAGCTGAGCAAGGTGCCTGTGGTGAGAATCAAAGGCAGGCACTCCTTGCACGAGGTGTTGGCCCGGCCCAGCTTAAGAATGCGTTCGTCCGAGGGCGGATGGGCCACGGCGTTCAGCCCCATGCCCCGGAAGGCCGCCGCCGCGGCCTCGCTGGAAATCCTGCCCATGGATGGCAGCATAACCGTCACTCTGGGGTCCGTCCAGGGCAGTTTTTCTCCCGAGGACGTTATGACGTAGGGGCCTTTTTTCTCCAAGCCCACGGAGGCCGGGGTGAAAAGTTTTTTGGGCTTTGCCATGGTCTTCAGGCGGGAAAGCTGCCTGTACGACGCCACGATATCCAAAAATGCCTCGATGCGCGTTTCCAGGCCGGCGTCCGCCGTGTGGCTGTCCAGTTCCAGGGTCAGGGACGGCTTGCGCCCCATGATGTCCCGGAAATATCCGACCACAAAGGAGTCCGGGCCGCAGGAAAAGTTTGTGATGAATGTCCCGAACAACTGGGGATGCTTTTCCGCAAACCGGGCCGCTTTTAGGATGAGCTGGCCCATGCCCCAGTACATATGCCGTTTGGTGCGTTCGTTTTCCAGGGGCAGAAAATCAAAGGGGATGACCATGACGCCCCTTGAGGCGATTTTATGGGGGATTCCCATGTGGGCCTCGGACACGAATCCGTTGTACGGCCGCGCGAACAAAGCCACCGCGATTTTGTCCGGATCGTTTTCCAGGGCTTTCAGAGCCTTGGCGCCCAGGGCTTTCATTTCGTCCATGCACTCCTGCTGCACGGCCAGGGCCTTGTCAAAGGCTTCCCTGGCCTCGCTCCGGGGAATTCCCGCAGCGTGGACGGCTTCCACCATGGCGTTCCGCGCTGCGTGAACGCCTTTGGAAAAATCCAGGGTGGGGGTGAGCATTTGCGTCCCTTTGGCCTCCAGGGCCTGGATTTCCCGGGCGAATGTGGCGCCCAGAAAAAAGGGCTCTCCCTGGACAAAGGGGCAGACCTGGGAGGCTTTAAAACCGTTGGTGATGGAAATCGCCTTGAAGTGGGGCAGAAAGATAAAATCCGGCGCAGGATCGTTTTGGATCATGGTGTGAAAAAATCCGTGAGCCAATTCGCCGGGGTAGCAAAAGGCCGCCTCTCTGGCGTCGATACCCTTCTGGGAGGGCTTGTCCGGCACAACCGGGGCCAGTCCCAGGTTGGCGAAAAAATGGGAATACAGGGGATAGTAGGTATTGGTGAGAAAGCTGCGGTTGATCCCCACAGTCCCTCTCTGAATTCCCTGCCTGGCCTCGCCCTGGGGAGCGCCGTACTTATGGAATATGAGCTCCTGGCGCTTGCGGACCAGATCCAGTTCTTCAATCTCGTATTTGATTTCACGGCGCAGGTTGTAATACCGGTTGCACGCGCCGCCGAAGGGGTATTTTTTGCCTTCAATTTCTATGACCGCAATCTCGCATTTGCGGTCGCATTTTTCCTTGCCGCCCTTGCAGATAAAAGGCGTTTTATAGACCACGTCCCGGGCGACCAGGGTTTTCAGGTTAAAGGTCTGAGGGGCCATGAGCCCCTGCTCGATTTTTTCCTGCACAGCCAAACCCACGCCGAAAGCGCCCATCAAACCGGGCTCGGGCGGCACCACAATAGGCTTGCCCACCAGGGCGGCCATGGCCAAAGGCACGGCTCGGTTATAGCAGACCCCGCCCTGCATGAACACGCGCTCTCCCACGGTCCGGGCGCCTTTGACCCGGTTGGAGTAGTTCATGCAAATGGAATAGGTCAGGCCAGCCACAATGTCCTCGTGCTGAATGCCTTCGTGGATGGCGTTTTTGATGTCTGAGGAGATGAACGCCGCGCACTGGTCGTTAAAGTTGGGAGGCGACTGGCCCTGAAGGGCGATGTCGGCGATGTCCTCCATTTTCACGCCCAGAGTTTCAAAGGCCGCTTCCTCCAAAAAGGATCCCGTGCCCGCGCTGCAAGCCTCGTTCATGGCGTAATCCGAAGGCACGCCGTTGGTCAGCCAGGTGTATTTGGCGTCCTGGCCGCCGATTTCAAAAATGGTGTCCACCTTGGGGTCAAAGTGCACGGCCGCCGTAGCATGGGCGATGATTTCGTTGATCACCCCGTCCGTAAGGGCGTGAAGCCCGGCGATCTGCCGGCCCGAGCCGCAAACGCCCAGCCCGATAATGGAGATGGACTCGGATGGAGCCTTTTCCTCCACCTGCTCCAAAATGGCCTGATAGCACTGGCGGGAAGCGCCCACGGGATCGCCGTTGGTGCGCAGGTACACGGAAGCCAGCATGGCCTTATCTTTAGTGCGCAGCAGCACGGCCTTGGTGGTGGTGGAGCCCACGTCCAAGCCCAAAATGCATACGTCGCCCTTTTGCACTTCGCCGGTCGTCATGGTTTTAAAATGGACCTGATCCTCAAAAGAGGCCAGGGGCTCCAAAATGTCCATGACGGCGGCGTTGGCGTTAAAAAGCCCGTCCATGCCGGGAAAGGCCAGGGTCTTGTTTTCCAAGCCCCACAGGGCCGCGCCGATGGCCTCATAGCAATAGGCGTGCTCGGGAATGACCAGGTCCTTAATCTCCTGCTTCAGATAATGGACCATCATCTGGTTCTGGGAGGTGCCGCCGGTAAGCATAATCCGGTCCCGGCCGACTTTCTTAAGAAGCTCCAAAATCTTGTTGGCCATCATCTGGCACAGGCCCGCCGTAACCCGGGATTTGGGAATCCCCTTGTTGGTGGCGTGGGTGCAGTCCGACTTGCAAAACACGCTGCAACGGCCCGAAACATGGTGCGGAGTTTCCGTGGCCGCCCAGGTTGCGGCTTCCTCCAGCGTTACGTTCATGCGCCGCAACTGCTGCAAGAAAAATTCCCCCGTGCCCGAAGCGCACTTGTTGCCGGTGAGCACATTGGAAACCTGGCCGGTCTTGCCAAGCTGGTAAACCATAAAGGTTTCCCCGCCTGCGGACACAACGGCCTGGCAGGGCTCGCCTTCGGGCTTAAACAGTTGATAAGCGGCTTCCACGGCCTCGGGCTCGGGAATGGAAGTCAGGTTTAAAAGGTTGCGCAGGCGCCTGCCCGTGACCGTAATGCGGTCGTAAGCGTTCAGGTCGAACTGCTCCAATGCTTTGAGCAGGGCCTTGCGGGGATTGCCTTCGTGAGGCAATGCCAGGGTTCTTTCCACCTCAAACGGAACGCCGCCGCCTTGAATGATGGAAGCCATGGTAATGGTGGAGGCCCCCAGACACAAACCCAGAGAGTGGAGGCCGGAGGCGTTCTGATTGGTCATATGCGTCTTTTCCATAATATCCCTTCCTTTTTCCTTAAGGAGGACTTACGGGGTTTTGCATAAAAATTTCCAGATCAACATGTCCAGGGTATGCTTGACGTCGTCCTTGCCGTAGCCCAGGTCTTCGTTCCGGGAGGCCTTGATGAACAGTCCGTACAAAAGCATTTCCACGGCGCCGTACAAAACCTGCCGCACGGCGCTGGGGTTCAGGTCCCGGTCAAATATTCCCTGATCCTGTCCATCCTTGATGATGGAGTCGATGGTGTGAATGAACTTGCGGTTCTGGATGGTGATTTCCATCCGGGTGTCTTTAAGCTCCTCGTCATTGATCATGAACATGCGAGGCAATTCCTCGATGAGCACTTTGGCCAGGTACAGCCGGTTGTTGTCCCGGACCAGCATGAACTCCGCCAGC includes the following:
- a CDS encoding GAF and ANTAR domain-containing protein; this encodes MEKVNPGTSDYFSKTLDEISRNIAADFFLDDILKLIAFAAVKVTGVDICSLWLFHEPSDRVLRLAATQSIDRTCIKKPTLSINEGVVGHVAATKDLMAIRKLLEEPRFKEREMAVRLSLMSMLSIPMLTGQNEVVGVVNCYTREERDFTEADISLLKGVACQATSAFTKAEHMVRARLIKEELKTRKIIEQAKNIIMKKKGLSRDKAFHWIQEKSLETCNSMRKTAEAILIAEILQCEVK
- a CDS encoding immunity protein Imm33 domain-containing protein, with protein sequence MDNQKQCMVSRKAVAHGFQIRHFLRAAPEDGVLSGWVFLYGDEDAKYSGNFDNYVTVKIKTILEHNPCVSPYLDFSEGSEFIINENNGQVIPLHEEEEPAEPEAPAPKPEALVLEQEEYPKAPESEKAPFALEQEDYPRPPEPPKEEKPLPPGGKNPENQEGFGEDFKPRRSKKPRVNINPLVWATHYPVWPAVTGLSFIPAVLIMTLVSQWIGGALLGLCVLGTVFYWISVYSRFRNARVLPAIVISASPPMAAVTMDLEKGQSKRPAVRILEFPATKKERESLKTGLRLPAAAKRIEQKGKDGKPYWADFSFVLMNCAVSDKKALSQLLRSFPDRQWEELESRIAMLPPPYEPGLYTMPDK
- a CDS encoding phosphatase PAP2 family protein; translated protein: MTAQNAPMDYRKKGLLVLAGIALFLILFTALASFLDLDRKVTALFYSQEQGFFLAEKQPWLWMYHQGTLPGVLFLVGGLCLWFGGYFYSGLIKWRKYMLLVFLTGVISSGVLINGVLKPYWGRPRPVEITEFGGEWQYHNVFDPGDPGKGQSFPSGHAAMGFAFVPLLFFRKKSRAAFAGGVASLGFGVLMGATRVVQGAHFLTDVTWSGGINLFVAAALYFFILKIPEKEEPDPDRKASVVKKLVFATIFVILAFSVSSSYFTRRPIFETFKKDLTIRPYVQELVVHTDFEPVHVEARYAPGEASRLLVDSKGFGVPSLDLDVHPDSRRIGNAQHIYISIGIHGKYVEMNHSLTVILPQSLENRVKVRFETDEKPQ
- a CDS encoding TetR/AcrR family transcriptional regulator; the protein is MTEQTKENRILDAATLEIAENGYANATMARIAKRANVSSGLIYFYFPKGKLQVLLSITVRFWKILNDRLETQLESISDPVARITEVARLAEFMLVRDNNRLYLAKVLIEELPRMFMINDEELKDTRMEITIQNRKFIHTIDSIIKDGQDQGIFDRDLNPSAVRQVLYGAVEMLLYGLFIKASRNEDLGYGKDDVKHTLDMLIWKFLCKTP
- a CDS encoding Crp/Fnr family transcriptional regulator, translating into MKSDKTSLFRDLEEHFVERVMYNAGKEHLPDGRVIFSQGDPAERAYFLIKGTVELTIGSEGRLVYTADKPGEFIGWSSLTGGDVYSATATTVGNTRLLSIKREDLYEAMERYPASGMIIYERLAAILGSRLIRIYQTMSESYGDFPLPMDKDQPLHFIAAEA
- a CDS encoding acyl-CoA dehydratase activase; the encoded protein is MEKTHMTNQNASGLHSLGLCLGASTITMASIIQGGGVPFEVERTLALPHEGNPRKALLKALEQFDLNAYDRITVTGRRLRNLLNLTSIPEPEAVEAAYQLFKPEGEPCQAVVSAGGETFMVYQLGKTGQVSNVLTGNKCASGTGEFFLQQLRRMNVTLEEAATWAATETPHHVSGRCSVFCKSDCTHATNKGIPKSRVTAGLCQMMANKILELLKKVGRDRIMLTGGTSQNQMMVHYLKQEIKDLVIPEHAYCYEAIGAALWGLENKTLAFPGMDGLFNANAAVMDILEPLASFEDQVHFKTMTTGEVQKGDVCILGLDVGSTTTKAVLLRTKDKAMLASVYLRTNGDPVGASRQCYQAILEQVEEKAPSESISIIGLGVCGSGRQIAGLHALTDGVINEIIAHATAAVHFDPKVDTIFEIGGQDAKYTWLTNGVPSDYAMNEACSAGTGSFLEEAAFETLGVKMEDIADIALQGQSPPNFNDQCAAFISSDIKNAIHEGIQHEDIVAGLTYSICMNYSNRVKGARTVGERVFMQGGVCYNRAVPLAMAALVGKPIVVPPEPGLMGAFGVGLAVQEKIEQGLMAPQTFNLKTLVARDVVYKTPFICKGGKEKCDRKCEIAVIEIEGKKYPFGGACNRYYNLRREIKYEIEELDLVRKRQELIFHKYGAPQGEARQGIQRGTVGINRSFLTNTYYPLYSHFFANLGLAPVVPDKPSQKGIDAREAAFCYPGELAHGFFHTMIQNDPAPDFIFLPHFKAISITNGFKASQVCPFVQGEPFFLGATFAREIQALEAKGTQMLTPTLDFSKGVHAARNAMVEAVHAAGIPRSEAREAFDKALAVQQECMDEMKALGAKALKALENDPDKIAVALFARPYNGFVSEAHMGIPHKIASRGVMVIPFDFLPLENERTKRHMYWGMGQLILKAARFAEKHPQLFGTFITNFSCGPDSFVVGYFRDIMGRKPSLTLELDSHTADAGLETRIEAFLDIVASYRQLSRLKTMAKPKKLFTPASVGLEKKGPYVITSSGEKLPWTDPRVTVMLPSMGRISSEAAAAAFRGMGLNAVAHPPSDERILKLGRANTSCKECLPLILTTGTLLSYLEREKREDEILIYFMPTASGPCRFGQYHIFMEDLIKKRGIPDVALFSLTAENAYAGMGGNFQVWAWRSLVTADVMEDVRSMLLACATDTDYAMAVFEEEWTKILAALETQSFFRLKRQALASAKRLGAIPRKTAAEDVPVVSLVGEIYVRRDSLSRRKLTENLAKRGIAVRCSPIAEWIIYSNYLVEKGLVEAPVGFKQKVIQSIKKRFLAHSEKRIKEWLATSGLVPDHTVDMEGIMNCGGAFISENLTGEAILTVGSALYEVGSHTCGAIAIGPFGCMPNRLSESIMARSMTREQKIRLTSGNGKLTRILSDTETLPFLAIESDGSPFPQVIEAKLEAFCLRALRLHDKMAMNRELH